The Macaca thibetana thibetana isolate TM-01 chromosome 19, ASM2454274v1, whole genome shotgun sequence genome has a segment encoding these proteins:
- the LOC126942097 gene encoding placental protein 13-like isoform X1, producing MFFSAIGSTLRSQLLRIPTKMAESQPFSLYKSCDYLLCCTSGEPLRRNNILPTNERMQIEEASIKWCLLTGLISSLQRTRTLPFLWLHSIPCKDPQLEVNFYTGTDEDSDIAFQFRLHFGHPAIMNSRVFGIWRYEEKCYYLPFEDGKPFELCIYVRHKEYKVMVNGQRIYNFAHRFPPASVKMLQVLRDISLTRVLISD from the exons ATGTTTTTCTCAGCAATTGGCTCCACCCTCCGTTCTCAACTTCTCAGAATTCCCACCAAGATGGCAGAATCACAGCCCTTTTCCCTCTACAAGAGCTGTGATTATCTTCTCTGTTGCACATCTGGAGAACCACTTAGGAGAAACAACATATTACCTACAAACGAAAGAATGCAAATTGAAGAAGCTTCCATCAAATGGTGTCTCTTGACAGGGCTCATCTCAAgtctgcaaaggacaagaactcttccttttttatggctacatagtattccatg CAAGGACCCACAGCTGGAGGTGAATTTCTACACTGGGACGGATGAGGACTCAGATATTGCTTTCCAATTCCGACTGCACTTTGGTCATCCTGCAATCATGAACAGTCGTGTGTTTGGCATATGGAGGTACGAGGAGAAATGCTACTATTTGCCCTTTGAAGATGGCAAACCATTTGAGCTGTGCATCTATGTGCGTCACAAAGAATACAAG GTAATGGTAAATGGCCAACGCATTTACAACTTTGCCCATCGATTCCCGCCAGCATCTGTGAAGATGCTGCAAGTGTTGAGAGATATCTCCCTGACCAGAGTGCTTATCAGCGATTGA
- the LOC126942097 gene encoding placental protein 13-like isoform X2: MAESQPFSLYKSCDYLLCCTSGEPLRRNNILPTNERMQIEEASIKWCLLTGLISSLQRTRTLPFLWLHSIPCKDPQLEVNFYTGTDEDSDIAFQFRLHFGHPAIMNSRVFGIWRYEEKCYYLPFEDGKPFELCIYVRHKEYKVMVNGQRIYNFAHRFPPASVKMLQVLRDISLTRVLISD, translated from the exons ATGGCAGAATCACAGCCCTTTTCCCTCTACAAGAGCTGTGATTATCTTCTCTGTTGCACATCTGGAGAACCACTTAGGAGAAACAACATATTACCTACAAACGAAAGAATGCAAATTGAAGAAGCTTCCATCAAATGGTGTCTCTTGACAGGGCTCATCTCAAgtctgcaaaggacaagaactcttccttttttatggctacatagtattccatg CAAGGACCCACAGCTGGAGGTGAATTTCTACACTGGGACGGATGAGGACTCAGATATTGCTTTCCAATTCCGACTGCACTTTGGTCATCCTGCAATCATGAACAGTCGTGTGTTTGGCATATGGAGGTACGAGGAGAAATGCTACTATTTGCCCTTTGAAGATGGCAAACCATTTGAGCTGTGCATCTATGTGCGTCACAAAGAATACAAG GTAATGGTAAATGGCCAACGCATTTACAACTTTGCCCATCGATTCCCGCCAGCATCTGTGAAGATGCTGCAAGTGTTGAGAGATATCTCCCTGACCAGAGTGCTTATCAGCGATTGA
- the LOC126942136 gene encoding 40S ribosomal protein S29-like, with amino-acid sequence MGHQQLYWNHPRKFSQGSHSCYICSNKHGLLWIYCLDICCLCFYKYLKDIGFIKLD; translated from the coding sequence ATGGGTCACCAACAGCTTTACTGGAACCACCCACGAAAATTCAGCCAGGGTTCTCACTCTTGTTACATCTGCTCAAACAAGCATGGCCTTCTGTGGATATACTGTCTTGATATCTGCTGCTTGTGTTTTTATAAGTACTTGAAGGATATAGGTTTCATTAAGTTGGACTAA